A genomic region of Methanothermobacter sp. CaT2 contains the following coding sequences:
- the valS gene encoding valine--tRNA ligase produces the protein MTDNQIPKDYNHKNEVKWQKKWQEEDIYRFIGSGTKPRYIIDTPPPYPTGSIHMGHVLNWVYMDIIARFKRMRGFDVLFPQGWDCHGLPTEVKVEETHNIKKSDVSREEFRRLCVELTQENIRMMKEQMQRLGFSQDWNHEFVTMTPEYMRRTQLSFLRMYRDGLIYQGVHPVNWCPRCETAIAFAEVEYIENETNLNYVRFPVEGADEHITIATTRPELMAACVAVVVHPDDERFREFEDKLIEVPLFGQKVKLIKDPEVDPEFGTGAVMVCTFGDKTDVSWVNRHGLDVIDAIDERGYMTEAAGKYQGLTIAECKEKIVEDLENEGFLLKKEPVRQNVGTCWRCKTPIEILVKKQWFVAVKKLIPQVREAAEEMKWVPGHMKTRLLNWTGSMDWDWCISRQRIFATPIPVWYCSECGRVHVADEEMLPVDPTRDGPGITCECGSTEFIGEEDVLDTWMDSSISPLSVAGWPDESYRELFPADLRPQGHDIIRTWAFYTILRCMALTGEKPFSEIVINGMVFGEDGHKMSKSRGNVIAPEEVLEDYGADALRLWAAGSVPGSDVPFAWKDVKYGYKFLRKFWNAFRFISIHLTENPEVEARPMDRWILSRLMNLVAEVTESLDDYNFAAAVNRVQTFIWHDFCDEYIEAVKYRLYSDEDPESRMAAQNTLRMVLDTCLRLLAPVAPHFTEEVHQHVGEGSIHLRGWPEHIPEIVDPEIERSGDLAVEIIGEIRRFKSSSKMPLNAPLKAATIYTDNESAEMIKPFLDDIAGTMNIGDISLVAGKPEITERAVELEPRMEKIGPEFRSDAPAIISWLTGADPHEVYEEIQRNGEIEVEGNRLTMDHISFRKEVIGTAGERVDVLNLDEPEVIIEIVR, from the coding sequence ATGACCGATAATCAGATCCCGAAGGATTACAACCATAAAAACGAGGTTAAATGGCAGAAAAAATGGCAGGAAGAGGACATATACCGCTTCATAGGGTCAGGGACAAAGCCAAGGTACATTATAGACACACCACCACCCTACCCCACAGGTTCAATACACATGGGCCACGTGCTCAACTGGGTCTACATGGACATAATAGCCCGTTTCAAGAGGATGAGAGGTTTCGATGTTCTCTTCCCACAGGGATGGGACTGCCACGGCCTCCCAACGGAGGTTAAGGTCGAGGAGACCCATAACATCAAGAAGAGCGATGTTTCACGTGAAGAATTCAGGCGCCTCTGCGTGGAGCTCACACAGGAAAATATAAGGATGATGAAGGAGCAGATGCAGCGCCTTGGCTTCAGCCAGGACTGGAACCATGAATTTGTAACCATGACCCCCGAGTACATGAGGAGGACGCAGCTATCATTCCTCCGCATGTACAGGGATGGACTCATATACCAGGGTGTGCACCCGGTGAACTGGTGCCCGAGGTGTGAGACTGCAATAGCCTTCGCAGAGGTTGAATACATTGAGAATGAGACAAACCTCAACTACGTCAGGTTCCCTGTTGAGGGTGCAGATGAGCACATCACAATAGCAACAACAAGGCCAGAACTCATGGCTGCCTGTGTGGCCGTTGTTGTGCACCCCGATGATGAGCGGTTCAGGGAATTTGAGGACAAACTCATAGAGGTGCCCCTCTTTGGACAGAAGGTTAAACTCATAAAGGACCCTGAAGTGGACCCTGAATTCGGTACAGGGGCAGTTATGGTGTGCACATTCGGTGATAAAACCGACGTGAGCTGGGTCAACCGCCATGGACTTGACGTGATAGATGCAATAGACGAAAGGGGTTACATGACAGAGGCCGCAGGTAAATACCAGGGGCTTACCATAGCAGAGTGCAAGGAGAAGATAGTGGAGGACCTTGAGAATGAAGGCTTCCTCTTAAAGAAGGAGCCTGTCAGACAGAACGTTGGGACATGCTGGAGGTGCAAGACACCCATCGAGATCCTTGTCAAGAAGCAGTGGTTCGTGGCTGTCAAGAAACTCATACCCCAGGTTAGGGAAGCTGCAGAGGAGATGAAATGGGTACCAGGGCATATGAAGACAAGGCTCCTCAACTGGACAGGTTCAATGGACTGGGACTGGTGCATATCACGTCAGAGGATATTCGCAACACCCATACCCGTCTGGTACTGCAGTGAATGTGGCAGGGTCCACGTGGCCGATGAGGAGATGCTGCCAGTAGACCCCACAAGGGATGGACCCGGGATAACATGTGAATGCGGGAGTACAGAATTCATAGGAGAGGAGGACGTCCTTGACACATGGATGGACAGCTCGATATCACCCCTCTCAGTTGCAGGATGGCCCGATGAGTCCTACAGGGAACTCTTCCCAGCCGACCTGAGACCGCAGGGCCATGACATAATCCGTACCTGGGCCTTCTACACGATACTCAGATGCATGGCCCTCACAGGCGAGAAACCATTCAGTGAAATAGTTATAAATGGTATGGTATTCGGAGAGGACGGCCACAAGATGAGCAAGTCCCGTGGAAACGTAATAGCACCAGAGGAGGTCCTGGAGGATTACGGTGCCGATGCCCTGAGGTTATGGGCGGCAGGGAGCGTGCCGGGATCAGATGTCCCCTTCGCATGGAAGGACGTGAAGTATGGGTATAAGTTCCTGAGAAAATTCTGGAACGCCTTCAGATTCATAAGCATACACCTCACAGAGAACCCGGAGGTTGAAGCCAGACCCATGGACCGCTGGATACTCTCCAGGCTCATGAACCTGGTGGCTGAGGTAACAGAGAGCCTGGATGATTACAACTTCGCAGCAGCGGTTAACCGTGTCCAGACCTTCATCTGGCATGACTTCTGCGACGAATACATTGAGGCAGTGAAATACAGGCTCTACTCAGATGAGGATCCCGAATCAAGGATGGCGGCCCAGAACACCCTCAGAATGGTACTTGACACATGTCTGAGGCTCCTGGCCCCGGTGGCACCCCACTTCACAGAGGAGGTGCACCAGCACGTGGGAGAGGGATCCATACACCTGAGGGGCTGGCCAGAGCACATACCTGAAATCGTTGACCCTGAAATCGAGAGGAGCGGAGACCTTGCAGTTGAAATTATAGGAGAGATCAGGAGGTTCAAGTCCTCCTCCAAGATGCCCCTGAACGCACCACTCAAAGCAGCCACCATCTACACCGATAATGAATCCGCAGAAATGATAAAACCCTTCCTGGACGATATCGCAGGTACAATGAACATAGGTGATATCAGCCTCGTGGCTGGCAAACCCGAGATAACCGAGAGGGCCGTGGAACTTGAGCCAAGGATGGAAAAAATAGGTCCTGAGTTCAGATCAGATGCCCCAGCTATAATATCCTGGCTCACAGGTGCTGATCCCCATGAGGTCTACGAGGAGATCCAGAGGAACGGTGAAATCGAGGTCGAGGGTAACAGACTCACCATGGATCATATCAGCTTCAGGAAGGAGGTCATCGGAACAGCAGGCGAGAGGGTAGATGTTCTAAACCTGGACGAACCAGAGGTCATAATTGAAATAGTGCGCTGA
- the pheT gene encoding phenylalanine--tRNA ligase subunit beta, producing MPVITFDYDDLKELGIDIDREKLLDVLPMMGSDIEDFDDESIKVEFFPNRPDLLSVEGVARSLRGFLGIEKGMPSYDVHDSGVEVTVDESVLDVRPYLGMAVIEDVQFTDKKLKQVMEFQEDLHWVIGRDRRKVAIGIHDLDRVEPPFLYSGVEPEGVTFTPLDSVCEMTPHEILEEHPKGVSYAHLLRDHDRYPLITDKNGDVLSMPPIINGELTKLTVNTRRILVDVTGTDDRAVRQTLNIICTSFAEAGGRIGSVRVKRPDGELHLPDLTPREMRVSVSEASRITGLELSADEVMDLLMKARMDARRTSDDEVVAVIPAYRVDILHEVDLVENIAVQHCIGRIEPELPDIATIAEEDTWSRADASIREVMVGLGFQEVMSLMLTSEENHYRRMRLEEDERVEVAQPISQDRTMIRKSLLNGLLEFFEDNKHEDLPQKIFEVGDVVYIDPESETRSRVVKKLACAVTHSSAGFTEIKSLAAAVVENLGYEFRIEPLEHPSFIEGRCAAIESEGKSSAIGGFFGEVHPEVVTNFNLEYPVIALEIEFKEK from the coding sequence ATGCCTGTTATAACGTTCGATTACGATGACCTGAAGGAACTGGGCATTGATATTGATAGGGAGAAGCTCCTTGACGTTCTGCCGATGATGGGAAGTGATATAGAGGACTTTGATGACGAAAGCATTAAGGTGGAGTTTTTTCCCAACCGTCCTGACCTGCTCTCGGTTGAGGGTGTTGCAAGGAGCCTCCGCGGATTCCTTGGAATTGAAAAGGGTATGCCATCCTATGATGTCCATGACTCCGGGGTGGAGGTCACAGTAGATGAGTCTGTACTTGATGTGAGGCCATACCTTGGAATGGCCGTCATAGAGGACGTTCAGTTCACCGATAAAAAACTTAAACAGGTCATGGAGTTCCAGGAGGACCTGCACTGGGTCATAGGCAGGGACCGCAGGAAGGTGGCCATAGGTATCCATGACCTTGACCGTGTCGAGCCACCCTTCCTCTACAGTGGCGTTGAACCGGAGGGAGTCACATTCACACCCCTTGACAGTGTATGTGAAATGACACCCCATGAAATACTCGAGGAGCACCCCAAGGGTGTCAGTTACGCCCACCTCCTCCGGGACCATGACCGCTACCCCCTGATAACAGATAAGAATGGGGACGTTCTCTCCATGCCCCCCATAATAAATGGGGAGCTCACCAAGTTAACCGTGAACACCCGCAGAATACTTGTGGATGTCACAGGAACCGATGATAGGGCTGTCAGACAGACCCTGAATATCATATGCACATCCTTTGCAGAGGCGGGTGGAAGGATAGGCTCGGTGAGGGTTAAGCGTCCTGATGGAGAGCTGCATCTACCAGACCTCACACCACGTGAGATGAGGGTATCTGTCTCAGAAGCCTCACGGATAACCGGACTTGAACTCAGTGCAGATGAGGTCATGGATCTCCTCATGAAGGCCCGGATGGACGCCCGGAGGACCTCAGATGATGAGGTGGTTGCGGTTATACCCGCCTACCGGGTGGATATACTCCACGAGGTTGACCTTGTTGAGAACATAGCTGTGCAGCACTGCATAGGGAGGATTGAACCCGAACTTCCTGATATAGCGACCATTGCAGAGGAGGACACCTGGAGCAGGGCAGACGCGTCTATAAGGGAGGTCATGGTGGGCCTCGGATTCCAGGAGGTTATGAGCCTCATGTTAACCAGTGAGGAGAACCACTACAGGAGGATGAGGCTTGAGGAGGATGAAAGGGTTGAGGTTGCCCAGCCCATTTCCCAAGACAGGACCATGATCCGCAAGAGTCTGCTCAACGGCCTCCTTGAGTTCTTCGAGGACAACAAGCACGAGGATCTTCCACAGAAGATATTCGAGGTCGGGGATGTGGTGTACATTGACCCTGAATCTGAGACCCGTAGCAGGGTGGTTAAGAAGCTTGCATGCGCAGTCACGCACTCCAGTGCAGGTTTCACCGAGATAAAGTCCCTTGCAGCGGCTGTGGTTGAGAACCTCGGTTACGAGTTCAGGATAGAGCCCCTTGAACACCCATCCTTCATAGAGGGAAGATGTGCAGCCATAGAATCTGAGGGCAAATCCTCAGCCATAGGTGGATTCTTCGGTGAGGTCCATCCTGAGGTTGTAACAAACTTCAACCTGGAATATCCTGTTATTGCACTTGAAATCGAATTTAAGGAGAAATAA
- a CDS encoding secondary thiamine-phosphate synthase enzyme YjbQ — protein sequence MEVYTQELPLRTSRRVELIDITSMVSGVLESSGIRNGILNVFSRHSTSAIFINENESRLLSDIESMLEGTVPVDASYGHNAIDNNADSHLRAVLLGGSQTVPVINGSMDLGTWQSIFFAELDGPRNRRIRVSVAGKP from the coding sequence ATGGAAGTCTATACACAGGAACTCCCCCTGAGGACATCCCGAAGGGTTGAGCTCATTGACATAACCTCCATGGTCTCGGGTGTTCTTGAGTCCTCAGGGATAAGGAACGGCATACTGAATGTCTTCTCAAGGCATTCAACATCAGCGATATTCATAAATGAAAATGAAAGCAGACTCCTCAGCGACATTGAATCCATGCTTGAGGGCACCGTACCGGTGGATGCATCCTATGGACACAACGCCATTGACAACAATGCCGACTCCCATCTGAGGGCCGTGCTCCTCGGGGGAAGTCAGACGGTTCCGGTTATCAACGGATCAATGGACCTTGGGACCTGGCAGAGCATCTTCTTCGCAGAACTCGACGGACCCAGAAACAGAAGGATAAGGGTATCAGTGGCTGGAAAGCCCTGA
- a CDS encoding DUF362 domain-containing protein: protein MKGIAVSECHSYDPEEVRESVTECIELLGGARRFASSGDRVLLKPNMLMAASPERHVTTHPSVIEAVAEVFLDLGAEVSIGDSPGGSFRNIERFWRATGILDVCRRLDIEPVNFEASGSYIMGSGYPISRPVVDSDLVVNLPKLKTHSMTIFTCAVKNMYGAVPGFGKADYHREHPRPSEFARRLLEIYLLTEPALTLVDGVVGMEGNGPSGGDPRDLGIILASEDALALDVYIPWLLGMDPFRVPVNEAARREGLAPDPAELEIAGYEPERVDDFRWPSNIYYTLDLLPSGLARAIMKLWWSRPAIDPERCRNCNVCVESCPVGALKAGAVIPEFDYSRCINCLCCMEVCPHAAFYQDRSLLYRFTGLFSGVLK from the coding sequence ATGAAGGGGATAGCGGTATCAGAGTGCCATTCCTATGACCCTGAGGAGGTAAGGGAGTCGGTCACTGAGTGTATTGAACTTCTGGGAGGAGCCAGGAGGTTCGCATCCAGTGGGGACAGGGTTCTCCTTAAACCGAACATGCTCATGGCAGCGTCACCGGAGAGGCACGTCACAACCCACCCATCAGTCATCGAGGCTGTGGCAGAGGTGTTTCTGGACCTTGGGGCTGAGGTATCCATAGGTGACAGTCCCGGTGGTTCATTCAGGAATATAGAAAGATTCTGGAGGGCCACAGGCATACTTGATGTGTGCAGGAGACTGGATATTGAACCAGTGAATTTTGAGGCCTCTGGATCATACATTATGGGTTCAGGGTATCCCATTTCAAGGCCGGTGGTGGACAGTGACCTTGTCGTTAACCTCCCCAAGCTGAAGACCCACAGCATGACCATATTCACATGTGCCGTTAAGAACATGTACGGTGCAGTGCCTGGATTCGGGAAGGCGGATTATCACAGGGAGCACCCCAGACCATCCGAGTTCGCAAGGAGGCTCCTTGAAATTTACCTCCTTACAGAACCAGCCCTCACCCTGGTTGATGGGGTTGTCGGGATGGAGGGAAACGGTCCATCGGGGGGAGACCCCAGGGACCTTGGAATCATCCTGGCATCAGAGGATGCCCTTGCCCTTGACGTATACATCCCCTGGCTGCTGGGCATGGACCCCTTCAGGGTCCCTGTTAATGAGGCCGCCAGGAGAGAGGGACTCGCCCCGGATCCTGCCGAACTTGAAATTGCAGGGTATGAACCTGAAAGGGTGGATGACTTCAGGTGGCCATCAAACATCTATTACACCCTTGACCTCCTGCCATCGGGCCTTGCACGCGCCATCATGAAGCTCTGGTGGTCGAGACCTGCCATAGACCCTGAGAGGTGCAGGAACTGCAATGTCTGTGTTGAGAGCTGCCCGGTTGGGGCTCTGAAGGCGGGTGCAGTCATACCGGAGTTCGATTATTCCCGCTGCATCAACTGTCTCTGCTGCATGGAGGTATGTCCACACGCAGCATTCTATCAGGACAGGAGTCTCCTTTACAGGTTCACAGGCCTATTTTCAGGGGTGCTGAAGTAG
- the mch gene encoding methenyltetrahydromethanopterin cyclohydrolase encodes MVSVNLEAKKIVDRMIEKADDLKIRVDKLENGSTVIDCGVNVDGSIKAGELYTGVCLGGLADVGISIPGDLSERFALPSVKIKTDFPAISTLGAQKAGWSVSVGDFFALGSGPARALSLKPAETYDEIGYQDDADVAILTLEADKLPGEDVTDMIAEECDVAAENVYVLVAPTSSLVGSIQISGRVVENGTYKMLEALHFDVNKVKYAAGIAPIAPVDPDSLKAMGKTNDAVLFGGRTYYYIESEEGDDIKSLAENLPSSASEGYGKPFYDVFREAEYDFYKIDKGMFAPAEVVINDLRTGDVFRAGFVNEELLMKSFGL; translated from the coding sequence ATGGTAAGTGTAAACCTTGAGGCAAAGAAGATAGTTGACAGAATGATTGAAAAGGCAGACGACCTTAAAATAAGGGTTGATAAACTTGAAAATGGTTCAACAGTCATCGACTGCGGAGTTAACGTTGACGGCAGCATCAAGGCAGGTGAACTCTACACAGGGGTCTGCCTGGGAGGACTTGCAGATGTTGGGATCTCCATACCCGGCGACCTTTCAGAGAGGTTCGCACTTCCATCCGTTAAGATAAAGACAGACTTCCCTGCCATATCAACACTGGGAGCCCAGAAGGCTGGATGGTCAGTCAGTGTGGGCGACTTCTTTGCACTGGGTTCCGGACCTGCAAGGGCCCTCTCCCTGAAACCTGCAGAGACCTATGATGAGATAGGATACCAGGATGATGCAGATGTTGCAATACTCACCCTTGAGGCAGATAAACTCCCTGGTGAGGATGTCACAGACATGATTGCAGAGGAGTGTGACGTGGCAGCAGAGAACGTATACGTCCTGGTGGCCCCAACATCATCCCTGGTTGGTTCAATACAGATCTCAGGTCGTGTGGTTGAAAACGGTACCTACAAGATGCTTGAGGCACTCCACTTCGATGTTAACAAGGTCAAATATGCTGCCGGTATAGCACCAATAGCCCCGGTTGACCCTGACAGTCTTAAGGCCATGGGTAAAACCAATGATGCAGTCCTCTTCGGCGGAAGGACCTACTATTACATAGAATCCGAGGAAGGAGACGACATAAAATCCCTGGCAGAGAACCTCCCATCATCTGCATCTGAGGGTTATGGTAAACCCTTCTATGATGTCTTCAGGGAGGCCGAGTATGACTTCTACAAGATAGATAAGGGAATGTTTGCACCTGCAGAGGTCGTTATAAATGACCTCAGGACAGGAGATGTCTTCAGGGCAGGATTTGTCAATGAAGAGCTCCTCATGAAATCCTTCGGACTTTAA
- a CDS encoding thymidylate synthase, whose amino-acid sequence MAYSIEVNEIADGWKKLVEKIMRDGREIRDERGSLTREVMNTVVTIKKPLGKSDDFYHIRRGSLLNIKVPEGYFWSGEKLEKYSEQFLSGDRKGFVYTYGNRLRAHFGVDQLDEAIRRLKNCTESRRATMVTWDPPEDTASDEVPCMILVDFKIRDGRLFTTALWRSHDIYGAWFPNAVGLAYLADHVAAEVGVEVGHITIHSISAHIYEVNFKEAEEVIKW is encoded by the coding sequence ATGGCCTACAGTATAGAAGTCAATGAAATTGCAGATGGCTGGAAGAAACTCGTTGAGAAGATAATGCGTGATGGGCGGGAGATAAGGGATGAAAGGGGATCCCTTACAAGGGAGGTCATGAACACCGTTGTGACCATAAAGAAGCCCCTCGGTAAATCAGATGACTTTTACCATATCAGGAGGGGTTCGCTGCTCAACATAAAGGTCCCTGAGGGCTACTTCTGGAGCGGTGAAAAACTTGAGAAGTACTCTGAACAGTTCCTCTCAGGGGACAGGAAGGGATTTGTCTACACCTACGGCAACCGCCTGAGGGCACACTTCGGAGTGGACCAGCTGGATGAGGCCATAAGGAGACTTAAAAACTGCACAGAATCAAGAAGGGCCACCATGGTAACCTGGGATCCTCCTGAGGACACTGCGAGTGATGAGGTTCCCTGCATGATCCTCGTTGACTTCAAGATAAGGGATGGGAGGCTCTTCACAACGGCCCTCTGGCGCAGCCATGACATCTACGGGGCATGGTTCCCAAATGCTGTGGGCCTTGCCTATCTTGCTGATCACGTCGCAGCAGAGGTGGGTGTTGAAGTGGGTCACATAACCATCCACTCAATTAGCGCTCATATATATGAGGTTAACTTCAAAGAAGCAGAAGAGGTGATCAAATGGTAA
- a CDS encoding methionine synthase — translation MITTVVGSYPTEPRGPETLGERVLNFFGSYDRYRPAIEAAVRDQFRAGVDIISDGQVRGDMVGHFAAAIGGMKIEDGTSIIYSRITPPAGSIGAADLRYAYRILRGLTYDESRGVKGIITGPSTMIYASRIEGFYDPQKRDRAVMDMAGVLKIEAKHLQDAGAAMIQIDEPFLSTGIVDMKTAGRAIDHIAAGLDIEVSLHVCGDIRNVLSDLLRFKVDVLDLEFAGRPSNLEVLEEKWRGDKGLGFGCVDTTTERVESMEEIRNLIKRGADIVGEENLYIDPDCGMRKLPRKAAFSKLRNMVMAAGN, via the coding sequence GTGATCACAACAGTTGTTGGAAGCTACCCCACAGAACCCAGGGGTCCTGAGACACTGGGTGAACGTGTGCTGAATTTTTTTGGCTCCTACGATAGATACAGACCGGCCATAGAGGCTGCTGTGAGGGACCAGTTCAGGGCGGGAGTTGATATAATCTCGGATGGACAGGTCCGTGGCGACATGGTGGGACACTTCGCAGCGGCAATTGGAGGCATGAAGATCGAGGACGGCACATCAATCATATACTCAAGGATAACGCCGCCTGCAGGTTCCATAGGAGCAGCTGACCTCAGATATGCATACCGGATTTTAAGGGGCCTCACATATGATGAATCAAGGGGTGTTAAGGGTATAATAACCGGACCATCCACCATGATCTACGCATCCAGGATAGAGGGGTTCTACGACCCCCAGAAGAGGGATCGGGCTGTCATGGACATGGCAGGAGTTCTTAAAATAGAGGCAAAGCACCTCCAGGATGCAGGGGCTGCAATGATACAGATAGATGAGCCCTTCCTCTCAACGGGAATTGTTGATATGAAAACAGCGGGGAGGGCCATAGATCACATTGCAGCCGGCCTGGACATTGAGGTCTCACTGCATGTGTGTGGAGACATAAGGAACGTGCTCTCTGATCTGCTCAGATTTAAGGTTGATGTCCTGGACCTTGAATTCGCGGGAAGACCATCCAACCTGGAGGTCCTTGAGGAGAAATGGAGGGGTGATAAAGGGTTAGGATTCGGATGTGTGGATACCACAACCGAGAGGGTTGAATCCATGGAGGAGATAAGAAACCTTATTAAAAGGGGTGCTGATATAGTTGGAGAGGAGAACCTCTACATCGACCCTGACTGCGGAATGAGGAAACTCCCGAGGAAGGCGGCCTTCAGCAAACTCCGCAACATGGTGATGGCAGCAGGTAATTGA
- a CDS encoding DUF1894 domain-containing protein gives MTFCLETYLQQSGDYEIHMKRAGFRECAAMIEKKARRVVHIKPGEKILGARIIGIPPVPIGIDEERSTVMIPYTKPCYGTAVVELPVDPEEIERILEVAEP, from the coding sequence ATGACGTTCTGCCTGGAGACCTATCTGCAGCAGTCAGGGGACTATGAGATCCACATGAAGAGGGCCGGTTTCAGGGAATGTGCAGCAATGATAGAAAAGAAGGCACGGAGGGTCGTCCACATAAAGCCCGGTGAGAAGATCCTCGGCGCAAGGATAATCGGCATACCACCCGTACCCATCGGTATAGATGAGGAAAGATCAACCGTCATGATACCATACACCAAGCCATGCTACGGTACAGCCGTGGTTGAGCTCCCGGTTGATCCAGAGGAGATAGAGAGGATCCTTGAGGTGGCAGAACCCTGA
- a CDS encoding DUF1890 domain-containing protein: MKTESTGKALMVLGCPESPVQIPLAIYTSHKLKKKGFRVTVTANPAALRLVQVADPEGIYTDEMVDLESCINELAEGDYEFLAGFVPNDAAAAYLVTFAGILNTETLAIVFDRDADVLEELVNEIMETLDAEIIAARAHHNPAPLRVRIDRFMEEKP, from the coding sequence ATGAAAACGGAATCAACAGGGAAGGCTTTAATGGTACTGGGATGCCCGGAATCACCGGTTCAGATCCCCCTGGCAATATATACATCACATAAACTCAAAAAGAAGGGTTTCAGGGTTACGGTAACAGCCAATCCAGCCGCACTCAGGCTTGTCCAGGTTGCTGACCCTGAGGGTATCTACACGGATGAAATGGTGGACCTTGAATCATGCATCAACGAATTAGCTGAGGGTGACTACGAATTCCTCGCAGGCTTTGTACCCAACGATGCTGCAGCAGCATACCTTGTGACCTTTGCAGGGATACTGAATACAGAGACCCTGGCAATAGTCTTTGATAGGGACGCGGATGTCCTTGAGGAACTCGTTAATGAAATAATGGAGACCCTTGACGCGGAGATCATTGCTGCAAGGGCACACCACAACCCGGCACCCCTGCGAGTGAGGATAGACAGGTTCATGGAGGAGAAACCATGA
- a CDS encoding GNAT family N-acetyltransferase, with protein sequence MVRNVREEDFLAIAELAHECPPMVTERNSIYHIFTRFFSTTSFIAEDGNEMVGFLLGFISQDNPSEAYIHLLCVSPSLRGSGIAGRLIERFAGTVKGMGAREIYLITKPSNSRAIRFYLKNGFKPVKEGKTVESGPVVAVADYNGPGEDMVVFRKSIPSGKTF encoded by the coding sequence ATGGTGAGGAACGTAAGGGAGGAGGACTTCCTGGCCATAGCTGAACTGGCACATGAATGTCCACCCATGGTTACAGAGAGAAATTCCATCTACCACATATTCACGAGGTTCTTCAGCACAACCTCATTTATTGCTGAGGATGGGAATGAAATGGTGGGGTTCCTGCTGGGGTTCATATCACAGGATAACCCCTCTGAGGCATACATCCACCTCCTCTGTGTTTCACCGTCCCTCAGGGGAAGCGGAATCGCCGGAAGGCTCATTGAAAGGTTCGCAGGGACCGTGAAGGGTATGGGTGCGAGGGAGATCTACCTCATCACAAAGCCATCAAACAGCCGTGCAATAAGGTTTTACCTTAAAAACGGTTTCAAGCCAGTTAAAGAGGGCAAAACAGTTGAATCCGGTCCTGTAGTGGCTGTGGCAGACTACAATGGTCCCGGTGAGGATATGGTTGTCTTCCGAAAATCCATACCTAGCGGAAAAACTTTTTAA
- a CDS encoding DUF354 domain-containing protein: protein MKIWIDITNAPHVRFFRDVITYFQEEGEDVIITARKFGDIHRLMKLFGFEFTSIGKHGVTLSEKLIESTKRAYNLSRFIAEQRPDVGLSKHSIELPRVTFGLGIPSVYVLDNEHALAANKLTLPLCDNIIMPEVIDLWDIMKTGADPNRIRRYRGTSEIIHFQNFEYNENIFEDLNLKLEREKTILMRPEPSLASYLDADCHESVLTPIVEILKDYANILIIPRFREQAEIFEGYDNVTIIKPPVDTFSLMKRCDLVIGAGGTMNREAALLGTPVISCYPGKPLSVDRFYIDNGLMYRSTDVDEIVNTALRLLVSKREQKKLRTDDLFRIIVDMVYEAAESS from the coding sequence TTGAAGATATGGATTGATATTACCAACGCCCCTCATGTCAGGTTTTTCAGGGATGTGATAACATACTTCCAGGAGGAGGGCGAGGATGTCATAATCACCGCCAGGAAGTTCGGTGATATACACAGGCTCATGAAGCTCTTCGGCTTTGAGTTCACATCAATAGGTAAACATGGCGTAACCCTCTCTGAGAAACTCATTGAGAGCACAAAGAGGGCATATAACCTCTCAAGATTTATAGCAGAACAGAGACCAGATGTTGGTCTTTCAAAACACTCCATAGAACTCCCAAGGGTAACCTTTGGTCTTGGAATCCCAAGTGTCTATGTACTTGACAATGAGCATGCACTGGCAGCAAACAAGCTAACACTCCCTCTCTGTGACAACATAATAATGCCTGAGGTCATTGACCTCTGGGACATAATGAAGACAGGTGCTGACCCAAACCGGATAAGGAGATACAGGGGGACCTCTGAGATAATCCACTTCCAGAACTTTGAATACAATGAGAACATCTTCGAGGACCTGAACCTGAAACTTGAAAGGGAGAAGACAATACTCATGAGGCCGGAGCCGTCACTGGCATCCTACCTTGATGCTGACTGTCATGAATCGGTCCTCACGCCGATAGTGGAGATCCTGAAGGATTACGCCAATATACTCATAATACCCAGGTTCAGGGAACAGGCAGAGATCTTCGAGGGATATGATAATGTTACCATAATAAAGCCACCAGTTGACACCTTCAGTCTCATGAAGAGATGTGACCTTGTTATAGGCGCCGGCGGGACCATGAACAGGGAGGCGGCTCTCCTTGGCACACCAGTCATATCCTGTTATCCTGGAAAGCCCCTTTCAGTGGACAGGTTCTATATAGACAATGGCCTCATGTACCGATCCACCGATGTGGATGAAATCGTAAACACGGCCCTGAGACTCCTTGTATCAAAGAGGGAGCAAAAGAAACTCAGAACAGATGACCTCTTCCGGATAATAGTGGACATGGTCTACGAGGCCGCTGAATCCAGTTAG